GGGGATAGGACGGACAAGTGCCTTTCGGACGTCCGAGAAGGTTGATCATGTTGAATCCCGCCTTCGGCGCCCTGCCTTTCTCTACCGCTCGACGGTAGGGTGGCGAGAGATCGAGAGCCGGGCTTCTAGACGGACCTCGCGATGCTTCGTGGTCGTGCGCTGGTGTCCGCGCGACGGAGGTGACCCGGTGGGCGACCGATCAACCTACGCCCAAGTGCTCCACGACGGCTTCGAGAAGCACGTCCTGCCCATGCTCGCGCCCCTCGGCTTCGAGCGTGCGGAGCTCGCTCCTGATGCGCGCGCGGTCGGCTGGACCGTGCGCATCGCGCGCTGCAGCCTCCCCTCAGGTCAGCGCGTCGAGCTCGAGCTCAGCAAGCCACCGGGCTCGCCGGACCTGCGTCTCATCGTCAACGGCGGGGGCGTAGAGCTGAAGTCGTCGCAGGCCGACCCCGCTGTGCCGCGCGCGCTGAGCCTGGCCTCGGCGCTGAACCAGTTCCGCGGCCTGGGCGAGAGCCGCGAGGGCGAGCAGCACCTGTCCTCACGCATGGACACCGTCCTGCGCTTCCTCGCTGCGGAGCTCGCCAACACCGCCGATCAGCTCGCGGCGATCGCGCCGGAGCTCGGCCCGCGCATTGCCGAGGCTCGACAGACGAAGGCCTGGCGCGAAGCACCCGCCGTGGCGCGGGAGCTCTGGGCGAAGCGGGCGATGCGCTCCGAGGTCGAGGACCGGCCGGTTTCCGGGAAGCTCGTGTACGTCGGTGCGAGCGTTGCCATCGTCGAAGCGGAGGGAGTTCGGCATACGTTTCGCTTCGACACCTCGCGCGTCGATCGCTCGGCGTCCGTGACGCTCGCAGACTGGTTCACCACGCCGGCGAAGACCCAGCAGCCGATGCGTTTGACGATTGGAGCGCTCTCACTGCGCTTCGACCAGCGCGGGAACCTCGTCGAGGGATGATGGCCTGCTCAGCTGGGACGCTTCGGCCGCGTCGGCATGGCCACGGCCTGCCGCGCGCGCGGTCGCGGCCGGAGCAATCCATCGTCGCGCTCGAGGTGCTCTGCGCCCGGTGAGAGGTACGACGCCGAACGGCTCGTGCGCGAGGCCCGCGTGCTCGCTCGCGCGATACGTTCCGAATGACATGACAAGGGGCACCTGCCGCGCTGAAAGAGGCGGCTCTTCACGTCGCCAGTCCAGCCGGAACCTGGCCGCTCAGCGCTCAGTCCTCACCGTCACCGTCCATCTTGTCTTGGAAGTACTTCTGCACCGTGCCCTTGCTGATCTCCAGCTCGTCGATGGCAAGGACCTGCTTGCCTCCATTGCGCGCGATCGACTTCTTCACGGCCTCCGCCTTGATCTCGAACATCTTCTTCCCGGGCAGGTAGATGTAGTTGGGATCGTCGGCGGCGATGGTGGGCTTGGCGGGCTTGGACTCGGTGCCGAGCTCCAGCACCTCGGGCTCCACCACCTGGACCTCCGGGTGGAGCACCAGGGTGCGCTGGACCAGGTTGCGAATGCCTCGGATGTTGTGCGGATGGGGCAGACCCTTGATCACCGCCAGCGCGTGCTTGCTCCACTTCACGCCGCGCCCGTCGTCGTACTTGCGAGAGAAGTGCTCGACCAGCGCGGGGATGTCGTCCAGGCGCTCGGCCAGCGGCGGGAGGCGGATGGTGACCACGTCGAGGCGGCCAAGGAGGTCGTGGCGGAACTGGCCCTGCCGCACCCGATCGCCGAGGTGCTGGTGCGAGGCGGCGATCACCCGGACGTCCACCTCGATGTCCTTGTGGCCTCCGACCCGGCAGAACTTGCCCGTCTCCAGCACCCTCAGGAGCTCGCTCTGCGCCCGCGGACCGAGCTCGGCGACCTCGTCGAGGAACAGGGTGGAGCCGTCGGCGATGTCGAAGATGCCCTCCTGTTCCCGGTCGGCGCCCGTGAACGCCCCCTTCACGTGGCCGAAGAGCGCGCTCCGCACCAGCTCGCCCTCGTAGTCGGAGCAGTTCACGCTCTTCATCTCCCGCTTGTTGCGCGGGGAGAGCGCGTGGATCGCCTTCGCCACCAGCT
This genomic window from Deltaproteobacteria bacterium contains:
- a CDS encoding sigma 54-interacting transcriptional regulator gives rise to the protein MSRKSQGPNQPPELPPLVGNLPRTNVIPRERAQPMRYRLRFVHKNVWYYELTGDEATIGWGAATIRVPQVGGVSRIHLRLFLRNGRWCFEDVSTNGVWELDAFGIDTGQLARGVDGWLPGRGYRIGNIEVWMELVPSADEARKGFHGLIGESQAIKGVEKLIERVGPRDATVILHGESGAGKELVAKAIHALSPRNKREMKSVNCSDYEGELVRSALFGHVKGAFTGADREQEGIFDIADGSTLFLDEVAELGPRAQSELLRVLETGKFCRVGGHKDIEVDVRVIAASHQHLGDRVRQGQFRHDLLGRLDVVTIRLPPLAERLDDIPALVEHFSRKYDDGRGVKWSKHALAVIKGLPHPHNIRGIRNLVQRTLVLHPEVQVVEPEVLELGTESKPAKPTIAADDPNYIYLPGKKMFEIKAEAVKKSIARNGGKQVLAIDELEISKGTVQKYFQDKMDGDGED